The nucleotide sequence CGTCGGTAAATTGGAAGTCatgtatatgaaaattgcgtATGGAGAAACTGTTGCCAGGCGCTATGTGAAAACTACCGGCCATCTGAAATGGATTAATTTTTAGAGAGCACATCAaccgtttttattttcttgctttCACACCCTATTGACTTCTAAATGCCCCTGCACTCGACAGCCCTCCTTAAACGCATCTGTATCACTGTGCTTGAATTGGTCTTTACATTGCTCGATTTTATCCAATTGCACATTCCATTTGCGTTGACGATAAGCATCTAAAACCTCTTCACAGGTGTTGCAGCACCtacaatcaaaaaaacaaaactgaataacataaataattcaAGCACATACTTATGAACGCACTGTGTGCTATTATATTCAGCACCATAGCAGCTACCGCAAGTGGCATTTTTGTTTGAGGGCGATACAGCAACAATTTCTTTTATTGGCTCGGTTTCTTTCAAGGGATTACCCTGTAAATCCAAACGATGCTTGAATATATCATGATCAACACGCAGATGTTGGTCACCTGAAGAGTCCATTGCGTCTAATGACACATCTGcgacaaaacagaaaaaactcaagtataattatttaaaaaaaagcaaacgttACTTACAACTACACGCTAAATTGTGTATTGTTAGATCCAAATTGATGCGCAGCTTGTGATTGCGTGTAGTGTCTACAAACAGCTCTTCATTGAGATTCGGGCGCATATATGCAACACATTCAAGGAAAATCAGTATAACTATGATTGTGGTGCTGATTAAAGTAACTGCAATGtgtattaaaatacaaattagtAATCATTATTATCTACAACGCGTCATTTTTCATTACCTGCCGCACCACTCACGGTGCGAACGCTAAAATCCTCAAGTGTACGTGGATATGCATCCAACCGGCGGAGCACATCCGCGATTTTCATCTTTCACCGTCGTTCCAACGCTGCGTAATGCTATACAACTTCTAAATCGCGAAATCCTGCTTCTATTGGCGGGCTTCAGTTTGTAATAACCTGCGATTTTCCTAAAGATTTGTCACATTAAGCATTTTTAAGTAGTGAAATAGGCAGAATAAAATTGCTGCGCTGGATTAAAAAACTGCACGTTTGTTATTTTGCTCGTTGTTTCATCTGCCAATTCACTGTTTTGTAGATCTGTATGTATATTTACGAATGTCATTAGAAAGAGAATAAAAAGGGTTGTATTTTTGGATCcctatttcaaaattaaaccaaattttccaaatttatttgtGAACATTCTTGTAATAGTCTAAAACTATCGCATTTATTACCCAAAAGCCATCATATACCTATATTAAATTAGTTGTGTTTTAGCGTAATCACTCAATGGTAATATTGTTTTCTTCGAGTGAAATTTCGTTACCCTTATACCAAAGAATTTATTGTATACGGTAAACAGAATATGGAAGGTGATGCCGTCCGAAAACCCCCATTTAATTTTTGCCTTCTAGAAAATCTAAGAGGCATACACTTCCAAAAAGGCAATGTCAAATCTTTCGTACCGCTCAAGGCAAACCtgttaaaggtggtgttggtaaaccagctgatttgttctttttctttcgccgtgtccatgtggctgtcagctcataATGAAACAAGAcgaattcattatttggtttctagtttctcaatactttactttgacaatcaaatgttCAGAACATTTTTGTTGGTGTAGTGCCACCACTTTTGATGAATGCGCTTTGGCACTGCTCTTATTACGTCACCAGTGTAATACcaccaaatttaaaattcagccaaaattttacatttttagtcatgattattattattttattgattgaataatgatttttgtttacacgcgtaaattttgtttttgcaccaaTTTCATTAGGTGACGCCGTGAGTAGTGGTGCCCCCAAGAACCAATTATGTGCCTCCGGTATTCCGCCAAtgggtttgcttttttatagtgGCAGCATTTCCGCCAAATGTTGCTCGTTCTTTTCGTAAATCGCTGCTTTGTGTCATTCGTTGTCATTCGTTCACCGCGAACGGttacattttgtgaaaatatctttatttgtCCAGTGAAACTATAGTTCGCACTGAACGCATTTGTTTAAAACGCATTAAGGAAATTATTGGGAATTTACgatacaaaatagaaaaattgcaaTATAAGCATAACTTTTGTGAAATAATTGCTCCTCGCAAGCGCCTGCTAAGTAAAGGAGAGCAAAgtttttcacattaaaaaatacGGCAGGCGATTAAATGCGATTGTAGATAGTTGAAAAGCAGTTAACCATATAGGAAAAGTTAATTGTTTGAAAAT is from Anastrepha ludens isolate Willacy chromosome 4, idAnaLude1.1, whole genome shotgun sequence and encodes:
- the LOC128860546 gene encoding endoplasmic reticulum-Golgi intermediate compartment protein 3 gives rise to the protein MKIADVLRRLDAYPRTLEDFSVRTVSGAAVTLISTTIIVILIFLECVAYMRPNLNEELFVDTTRNHKLRINLDLTIHNLACSYVSLDAMDSSGDQHLRVDHDIFKHRLDLQGNPLKETEPIKEIVAVSPSNKNATCGSCYGAEYNSTQCCNTCEEVLDAYRQRKWNVQLDKIEQCKDQFKHSDTDAFKEGCRVQGHLEVNRMAGSFHIAPGNSFSIRNFHIHDFQFTDVKLDHTINHLSFGDKIEFAKTHPLDGLHVKSDKSVKSEMYNYYLKIVPTMYVKAYSPPIHTNQFSVTRYKKDLSNKERGMPGIFFSYELSPLMVKYEEKQRSFGHFATNCCSIIGGVFTVAGIIAVFLNNSLEALQRKLEIGKLS